The Breoghania sp. L-A4 sequence ATCACACTTTGAGGTGCTTGAGATGAGATTTATCGCGAGCGGCCCTTCAATACCCGACGAATTGCTTCTTGCTCGCGATCAAGGACGCGTCGTGTTTTTTTGTGGCGCAGGCATTTCACGCGCCAAGGCGAAGTTGCCTGACTTCTTTGAACTGGCAACTACGGTTACCCGTGCTCTTGGGGTTGGTGAAAACGATCCGGCAATGAAAATCATTGCCGAAGCGAGAGAAATAGGTCAGCGGACGGGTGTCGATGGTCTCATCTCCGCAGATAGAATTTTCGGTTTACTTGAACGTGATTTTTTTTCGCGCGATATTCAAGAAGCTGTAGCGCGGGCACTTACGCCGAATATTCCAACGGACCTCAGTGCACATCAGGTATTGCTGAGGCTTGCAACCACCCAAGAGGGTTTGGTTCGTTTGGTGACAACCAATTTTGATCGGCTGTTCGATGAATGCCGCGCCGGCCTAACGACCTTTTCTCCGCCGAAGCTTCCTGACCCATCGCGTGCTACTGACCTCAATGGAATTGTGTATCTACATGGAAAGATAAACTCTGAGGGTAATGGAGCCGAAGGAGATGGCTTCGTCCTTTCAAGTTCCGAGTTCGGAAGAGCGTATTTGTCTGACGGGTGGGCGACGTCATTTGTTCGAAGTGTCCTACGCAAATACTCAGTCGTCTTCATCGGATATTCTGCGGACGACCCGCCTATGCAGTATCTTCTGGAAGCACTTCACCGAACAGCTGGATCTGTAGACGAGATATATGCGTTTCAATCTGGTGATGAAAACTACGCAAATTCCAGATGGCAACACAAAGGTGTTGCCGCGATTCCTTATGATAGTGCGAATGGCCACTCGGCGCTTTGGAGCACATTAGAGGCTTGGGCCGTTCGAGCAGATGACCCCAACGCATGGATGCAGGGTGTGGTGGATCGGGCGAGGTCAGGCCCAGAGAGTCTGCAACCTCATGAACGAGGGCAGGTTGCCCATATCGTCTCCACAATTGAAGGCGTACGGAAGTTTGCAGAAGGAGACAGTCCTCCTCCAGCTACATGGCTTTGTGTTTTTGATCCTTTTCGGAGATTCGCTGAGCCGGGCCGGCAGGGCGGCTTCATGGAGCAGGGTCCATACATAGATCCTTTTGAACTTTATTCACTCGACTCAGACCCGATTCCTGAAAAAAGCACCCCGGAAGATAACTATTCCAAGCGCGAAGTGCCCAACGAGGTATGGGATGGGTTTGCTCTGAATGAGTTAGACCGTACTGGGCTTAGGGACGATAATACTAGCTCATTACGGGGGCATTGGTCCCGGCAACCGCCGCGTCTACCGGCCAGGCAAGCTCAATTTGGTTTCTGGATCAGCAAAATTGCACATCAGCCAGAGACTGTTTGGTGGGCTGTTCGTCAGCTCGGTTTGCATCCGGAAATATTACAGAAAATCACTTGGCAGCTGGAAAAATCTGATCCGGGAATTCCAGCGGCGGTCCGCGAGGCATGGCGTTATCTCTCCGATTATTGGGAGGTAGACCGCACAGAAATTCGACGAGGTTGGTATGAGTTGGGAACCGCCATCGTAGCCAGCGGGTGGAATGAGATCATTCAACGGCGCTTTGCTGATCTCGGGCAACCATGCGTAAAAGTGAAGCAGAATCACTGGGGAGGCCCGGTTCCTGGGTTCAAAGAAGAAATTCGCCTACAAGACCTTATTAGCCTTGATGTCGAATACACAGACTTGCCACGTAATATATCAATTCCCGACGAGTGGATTGAACGGGTTGTGATTGTCTTGCGTAAGAACCTCGAAACAGCGTTGGAATTGGAAAATGAATTTGGCGGATATGGTTTGAATGACATTTGTCCAATAACTCCAGATGAAAATCCCGACGGAGATTCGTACTCCCGAACTCACGGTTTGTCGGCGTGGGTTCTCTACTTCATCAGCCAGTTTCAGAGATTGATGGACTTGAATCTGGATGCTGCGAGAACCGAATTTCAGTGCTGGTCCATCGAAGACGCCACCATATTTGCCAGATTGAGAATTTGGGCATTGGGGCAAGACAGGCTTGTAACCAGTGAAGAGTTTGGAGATGCCATCAGGAAATTGCCTGAGAAGGCGTTTTGGGATGCATACCATGCTCGGGATTTGCTTTTGGCGCTTTCCTCCAGATGGATCGAATTAGGTTTGGATGACAGAAGCGAAATTGAGCAGCGTATTCTTCATGGTCCAGAGCGGTGGTCGGATGAAGAAGATGGCCATTTTGAAGAGAGGAAAGCTTGGGCCAGTGTCAACAGGTTGAACTGGCTCCATGAGGAGGGTTGCATACTGCAGTTGAACTTGGAAAAAACCACTGAAGAACTGCGTAAGAAGGTTCCAAAGTGGCAACCCGAATATGCGAGAGGGGCCGCTGAATCGCTGGAAGGGCATGGTGGCTGGGTTCGAACAGAGACTGATCATTCCGCACTTTTGAATGAACCATTGGGCACTACGCTTGCGAAGGCGATGGAACTCTCCGGGAGGCAGGGGAGCGAATTGGTTCAGTACGATCCGTTTGCGGGTCTTTCAGCAGCGTATCCAGCACGTGCGT is a genomic window containing:
- a CDS encoding SIR2 family protein codes for the protein MRFIASGPSIPDELLLARDQGRVVFFCGAGISRAKAKLPDFFELATTVTRALGVGENDPAMKIIAEAREIGQRTGVDGLISADRIFGLLERDFFSRDIQEAVARALTPNIPTDLSAHQVLLRLATTQEGLVRLVTTNFDRLFDECRAGLTTFSPPKLPDPSRATDLNGIVYLHGKINSEGNGAEGDGFVLSSSEFGRAYLSDGWATSFVRSVLRKYSVVFIGYSADDPPMQYLLEALHRTAGSVDEIYAFQSGDENYANSRWQHKGVAAIPYDSANGHSALWSTLEAWAVRADDPNAWMQGVVDRARSGPESLQPHERGQVAHIVSTIEGVRKFAEGDSPPPATWLCVFDPFRRFAEPGRQGGFMEQGPYIDPFELYSLDSDPIPEKSTPEDNYSKREVPNEVWDGFALNELDRTGLRDDNTSSLRGHWSRQPPRLPARQAQFGFWISKIAHQPETVWWAVRQLGLHPEILQKITWQLEKSDPGIPAAVREAWRYLSDYWEVDRTEIRRGWYELGTAIVASGWNEIIQRRFADLGQPCVKVKQNHWGGPVPGFKEEIRLQDLISLDVEYTDLPRNISIPDEWIERVVIVLRKNLETALELENEFGGYGLNDICPITPDENPDGDSYSRTHGLSAWVLYFISQFQRLMDLNLDAARTEFQCWSIEDATIFARLRIWALGQDRLVTSEEFGDAIRKLPEKAFWDAYHARDLLLALSSRWIELGLDDRSEIEQRILHGPERWSDEEDGHFEERKAWASVNRLNWLHEEGCILQLNLEKTTEELRKKVPKWQPEYARGAAESLEGHGGWVRTETDHSALLNEPLGTTLAKAMELSGRQGSELVQYDPFAGLSAAYPARAFAALRLEAKRDSFPDWAWRAFLDSDRRKTDGTRFVGLIGEQLARYSASQLTSIIRPVAEWIKKSAKVLAKKYPDIFKRLFLKAIEVLSLETDESTSSVVRSNKEIDWTMEAINSPTGKLAEALFDDPQKDGLSRGQGLPEEWLRLVQGLLALPDDLHRHALVIFAHNLSWFFAVDPEWTYVNLLSALDSSVEQDREAFWGGFLWGGKAEGRELFENLKPHMLRLAVSSNLERRGHAETLSGLILSAWALTDDDTGEKWVSDQELRNVLLNSNDDVRSRILWQAERWAKEKQETWAPLLLDLLRNVWPRQIAAKSGIVSARLCDIAFSDEARFPELAAAVLPLLTKIDRDHLMLPNLRRSRDNIVDLHPRETLELLHAALPDNVAAWPYGIDATITRIGEADSALNSDERLIELKRKWDAR